A single region of the Pseudomonas sp. GGS8 genome encodes:
- a CDS encoding ATP-dependent zinc protease — protein sequence MKSILALLALVTLPVLAAEPTLYGRYEYIALPEIGGEVLKAKMDTGALTASLSAKDIETFTRDGDEWVRFRLATKGASNKVYEHKVARISKIKNRADEEDDDKVVSEVTKRPVVDLELCLGNVKRTVEVNLTDRSSFNYPLLIGAKALREFGAAVNPARRFTADKPDC from the coding sequence GTGAAATCTATCCTTGCACTGCTTGCCCTCGTGACCCTGCCGGTTCTGGCCGCTGAGCCGACTCTTTATGGGCGTTACGAATACATCGCGCTGCCGGAAATCGGCGGTGAAGTCCTCAAGGCCAAAATGGACACCGGCGCCCTGACCGCATCGCTGTCGGCCAAAGATATCGAAACCTTCACCCGCGACGGTGACGAGTGGGTACGTTTCCGTCTCGCCACCAAAGGCGCGAGCAACAAAGTCTACGAACACAAGGTCGCGCGCATCAGCAAGATCAAGAACCGTGCCGATGAAGAAGATGACGACAAGGTCGTGAGCGAAGTGACCAAGCGTCCGGTGGTCGATCTGGAACTGTGCCTGGGCAACGTCAAGCGCACCGTCGAGGTCAACCTCACCGACCGCAGCAGCTTCAACTACCCGCTGCTGATCGGCGCCAAAGCCCTGCGCGAGTTTGGCGCGGCGGTGAACCCGGCACGTCGCTTTACTGCCGACAAACCCGACTGCTGA
- the creC gene encoding two-component system sensor histidine kinase CreC, with product MSLGIRIFLVYVLFIGLAGYFVLNTVMEEIRPGVRQSTEETLVDTANLMAEILRDDFKAGTLSQNRWPELLKAYGERQPKASIWGLSKNQVNHRIYVTDAKGIVVLDSSGIAVGQDYSRWNDVYLTLHGEYGARSTRSDPDDSNSSVMHVGAPIRDNGQIIGVVTVAKPNSSLQPYVDRTERRLLTYGAGLIGLGLLFGALLSWWLSAALRRLTAYAQAVSEGRRVEVPHYRGGELEQLATALEHMRTQLEGKAYVERYVHTLTHELKSPLAAIRGAAELLQGDMPPAQQQRFVSNIDSESARMQQLIERLLNLAQVEQRQGLEERVAVPLAALVDELLSAQAARIEGKQLRVERQITADLNLLGEPFLLRQALGNLLENALDFTPAHGVLRFCAERVDEQIEFRLFNQAEAIPDYALPRLSERFYSLPRPDSGRKSTGLGLNFVEEVVKLHGGAMSIGNVEGGVEVKLSLP from the coding sequence ATGTCACTGGGGATCCGGATTTTTCTGGTCTACGTGCTGTTCATCGGCCTGGCCGGTTACTTTGTGCTCAACACTGTGATGGAAGAAATCCGCCCCGGAGTGCGCCAGTCCACCGAAGAAACCCTGGTGGACACCGCCAACCTGATGGCCGAGATCCTGCGTGACGACTTCAAGGCCGGCACCCTCAGCCAGAACCGCTGGCCCGAGTTGCTCAAGGCGTACGGGGAACGGCAACCGAAGGCGAGTATCTGGGGCCTGTCGAAGAATCAGGTCAACCACCGCATTTACGTCACCGATGCCAAGGGCATCGTGGTGCTGGATTCCAGCGGGATTGCGGTGGGCCAGGACTACTCGCGCTGGAACGACGTCTATCTGACCCTGCATGGAGAGTACGGCGCGCGTTCGACGCGCAGCGACCCGGACGATTCGAACTCGTCGGTGATGCACGTCGGGGCACCGATTCGCGACAACGGCCAGATCATCGGCGTGGTGACGGTGGCTAAACCCAACAGCTCGCTGCAGCCTTACGTCGATCGCACCGAACGGCGATTGCTGACTTATGGCGCCGGATTGATTGGCCTCGGTTTGCTGTTTGGTGCGCTGTTGTCGTGGTGGCTGAGCGCGGCGCTGCGAAGGTTGACGGCTTATGCCCAGGCCGTCAGTGAAGGCCGACGGGTCGAGGTACCGCATTACCGTGGCGGCGAGCTGGAGCAACTGGCCACGGCGCTGGAACACATGCGCACCCAGCTCGAAGGCAAGGCTTACGTCGAGCGTTATGTGCACACCCTGACCCATGAATTGAAAAGCCCGCTGGCGGCGATTCGTGGCGCGGCGGAGCTGCTGCAAGGCGACATGCCGCCGGCCCAGCAGCAGCGTTTCGTCAGTAACATCGACAGCGAAAGTGCGCGCATGCAGCAGTTGATCGAGCGACTGTTGAACCTGGCGCAGGTTGAACAACGCCAAGGATTGGAGGAGCGGGTGGCGGTGCCGTTGGCGGCCTTGGTGGACGAACTGTTGAGCGCGCAGGCTGCGCGAATCGAAGGCAAGCAGTTGCGTGTGGAGCGGCAAATTACAGCGGATCTGAACCTGCTCGGCGAGCCGTTTCTGTTGCGCCAGGCGCTGGGCAATCTGCTGGAGAATGCCTTGGACTTCACCCCGGCGCACGGCGTGCTGCGATTTTGCGCCGAACGGGTCGACGAGCAGATTGAGTTCAGGCTGTTCAACCAGGCCGAGGCGATTCCCGACTATGCGTTGCCACGCTTGAGCGAGCGTTTCTACTCACTGCCGCGTCCGGACAGTGGGCGCAAGAGCACCGGGTTGGGGCTTAACTTCGTTGAAGAAGTGGTCAAGCTGCATGGCGGTGCGATGAGTATCGGTAATGTCGAGGGCGGGGTTGAAGTTAAATTGAGCCTGCCTTAG
- the creB gene encoding two-component system response regulator CreB — translation MPHILIVEDEAAIADTLIFALQGEGFTTTWLSLGAAALEHQRATPADLIILDIGLPDISGFETCKQLRRFSDVPVIFLSARDAEIDRVVGLEIGADDYVVKPFSPREVAARVRAILKRMAPRSVAEVASALFRIDGERVQISYRNQPLSLTRHEFRLLQCLLEQPERVFSREQLLDAVGVAADAGYERSIDSHIKSVRAKLRLVKADAEPIQTHRGLGYSYSPGHS, via the coding sequence ATGCCTCATATCCTGATTGTCGAAGACGAAGCGGCGATTGCCGACACCCTGATTTTCGCCTTGCAGGGCGAGGGCTTCACCACCACCTGGTTGAGCCTTGGCGCGGCGGCGCTCGAGCATCAGCGCGCGACGCCGGCCGACCTGATCATTCTCGATATCGGCCTGCCGGACATCAGCGGCTTCGAGACCTGCAAGCAGTTGCGGCGTTTCAGCGACGTGCCGGTGATTTTCCTCAGTGCCCGTGACGCCGAGATCGACCGCGTGGTGGGCCTGGAAATCGGCGCCGACGACTACGTGGTCAAGCCGTTCAGCCCTCGGGAAGTGGCGGCGCGGGTCCGAGCGATTCTCAAGCGCATGGCGCCACGATCCGTGGCGGAGGTGGCGTCAGCGCTGTTTCGCATCGACGGCGAACGGGTGCAGATCAGCTATCGCAACCAGCCGCTGAGCCTGACTCGCCATGAGTTTCGTTTACTGCAATGCCTGCTGGAACAACCTGAGCGAGTCTTCAGTCGCGAGCAATTGCTCGATGCGGTGGGCGTGGCCGCCGATGCTGGTTACGAGCGCAGCATCGACAGCCACATCAAGAGCGTGCGCGCCAAATTGCGCCTGGTGAAGGCCGACGCCGAGCCGATCCAGACTCATCGTGGCCTCGGTTACAGCTACAGCCCGGGGCACAGCTGA
- the creD gene encoding cell envelope integrity protein CreD has product MNRSLTLKLGAIALLILLLLIPLLMINGVIQDRQQLRDGVLEDIARSSSYSQQLSGPLMVVPYRKTVRTWKTNEKTNERYQDVGEERGRLYFLPERFELDGQVQTELRARGIYEARLFHADNRISGHFSVPAQLGIKEDFADYRFDQPFLAVGISDIRGIENALKLELNGQKLDFVPGSQVGWLGEGVHVTLPVLDTQQATELAFGFDLRLQGTGQLQVLPVGKTSKVSLAANWPHPSFIGNYLPAQREITDQGFTANWQTSFFSTNLQEALNSCVSGGHCEAFSGRSFGVSFIDPVDQYLKSDRAIKYALLFIVLTFAGFFLFEVLKSLAVHPVQYALVGVALAFFYLLLLSLSEHIGFALAYLLSASGCVALIGFYVCHVLRSVRHGLSFSAGLAALYGLLYGLLSAEDYALLMGSLLLFGLLGVFMVLTRKLDWYGIGQKSAKPLAFDMGTVE; this is encoded by the coding sequence ATGAACCGAAGCTTGACCCTAAAACTCGGGGCGATTGCCCTGCTGATTCTATTGCTGCTGATCCCGCTGCTGATGATCAACGGGGTGATCCAGGACCGCCAGCAACTGCGCGACGGTGTGCTCGAAGACATCGCCCGCAGTTCCAGCTACAGCCAGCAATTGAGCGGCCCGCTGATGGTGGTGCCTTATCGCAAAACGGTGCGCACCTGGAAAACCAACGAAAAAACCAACGAGCGTTATCAGGATGTCGGCGAGGAGCGTGGGCGTTTGTATTTCCTGCCGGAGCGCTTTGAACTCGACGGCCAGGTCCAGACCGAATTGCGCGCCCGGGGTATCTACGAGGCGCGGCTATTCCATGCCGATAACCGCATCAGCGGGCATTTCTCGGTCCCGGCGCAACTGGGCATCAAGGAAGACTTCGCCGATTACCGCTTCGATCAGCCGTTCCTGGCTGTCGGCATCAGCGATATTCGCGGCATCGAGAACGCCTTGAAACTCGAACTCAATGGCCAGAAGCTGGATTTTGTACCGGGCAGCCAAGTGGGCTGGTTGGGCGAGGGTGTGCACGTGACACTACCGGTGCTGGACACCCAACAGGCTACGGAACTGGCCTTCGGTTTCGACTTGCGTCTGCAAGGCACCGGCCAGTTGCAGGTTCTCCCGGTGGGCAAGACCAGCAAGGTGTCACTGGCTGCGAATTGGCCTCACCCCAGCTTCATCGGCAATTACCTGCCGGCGCAGCGGGAAATCACCGATCAGGGCTTTACGGCCAATTGGCAGACCTCGTTTTTCTCCACCAACCTGCAAGAAGCGTTGAACAGTTGCGTGTCGGGCGGTCATTGCGAGGCGTTCAGCGGTCGCAGTTTCGGTGTGAGTTTCATCGACCCGGTGGACCAGTACCTGAAAAGCGACCGGGCAATCAAATACGCATTGCTGTTCATCGTCCTGACCTTCGCCGGTTTCTTCCTCTTCGAAGTGCTGAAAAGCCTGGCGGTGCACCCGGTGCAGTACGCGTTGGTGGGTGTAGCGCTGGCGTTCTTCTACCTGTTGCTGCTGTCGCTATCCGAACACATCGGCTTTGCCCTGGCGTATCTGCTGTCGGCGAGTGGCTGTGTGGCGTTGATCGGTTTCTATGTCTGTCATGTGCTGCGTAGCGTGCGTCACGGCCTGAGTTTTTCGGCGGGGTTGGCGGCGTTGTACGGGCTGCTTTACGGCTTGTTGAGCGCCGAGGATTACGCGCTATTGATGGGCTCGCTGCTGCTGTTCGGTCTGCTGGGTGTGTTCATGGTGCTGACCCGCAAGCTGGACTGGTACGGGATCGGGCAAAAGTCCGCCAAGCCGCTGGCGTTTGATATGGGGACGGTGGAATGA